One genomic window of Methanosarcina acetivorans C2A includes the following:
- a CDS encoding metallophosphoesterase family protein, whose product MQIVHLSDIHFSEAYFVPEIAESMLQKINQLDPDIVVITGDLTENGFSAEYDGVKEFIDKIECKDKVLVPGNHDSKNAGYLHFEDLFENRFPTRNLGNVTVVGADSSQPDLDEGHLGRENYGWIKEAFSGENFKVFALHHHLVPIPLAGRENTVLVDAGDVLDLLNRCKVNLVLCGHCHIPHVWNLNNMLVVNAGTFCSSKTRGKTTQCFNLIQAENGENNNWNVRVSRVFPQGKLELVTETVM is encoded by the coding sequence ATACAGATTGTACATCTTTCGGATATTCATTTTTCAGAAGCATACTTTGTCCCGGAAATTGCAGAATCCATGCTGCAGAAAATAAACCAGCTGGACCCGGACATAGTGGTAATTACCGGCGACCTGACAGAAAACGGGTTTTCAGCCGAATATGACGGGGTAAAGGAGTTTATTGACAAGATAGAATGTAAAGACAAGGTCCTTGTTCCCGGAAACCACGACTCCAAAAACGCAGGTTACCTGCACTTTGAAGATCTTTTCGAAAACAGGTTCCCCACCCGGAACCTGGGAAACGTAACTGTCGTAGGGGCCGATTCCTCACAGCCTGACCTTGATGAAGGGCATCTGGGAAGGGAAAACTACGGCTGGATCAAAGAAGCTTTTTCCGGGGAGAATTTCAAGGTCTTTGCCCTGCATCACCACCTCGTCCCGATCCCGCTTGCTGGGAGAGAAAACACCGTTCTTGTCGATGCAGGAGATGTCCTTGACCTCCTGAACCGCTGCAAGGTAAACCTTGTACTTTGCGGGCACTGCCACATTCCTCATGTCTGGAACCTGAATAACATGCTTGTCGTAAACGCAGGCACCTTCTGTTCATCCAAGACCAGAGGCAAAACCACACAGTGCTTTAACCTGATCCAGGCAGAAAATGGAGAGAACAACAACTGGAATGTCCGCGTTTCCAGGGTTTTTCCGCAGGGAAAGCTGGAACTGGTCACAGAAACCGTAATGTGA
- a CDS encoding cupredoxin domain-containing protein, whose product MKKEIIIFLVILGMLFVAGCAENGGPEDPAPSTPVEETVEEMDNGEVSGGEETVTVPEAEQNETGASEIIDVEIRDYKYIPDSLTVDVGQTVRWTNYDTVLHDVVGSGIESEYLKQGETFTYTFEQEGTYDYICTLHPSMEGKVIVGA is encoded by the coding sequence GTGAAAAAGGAAATAATAATTTTTCTGGTAATACTTGGTATGCTTTTTGTTGCGGGTTGTGCTGAAAATGGGGGGCCTGAAGACCCTGCCCCTTCTACACCTGTTGAAGAAACTGTTGAAGAAATGGATAATGGGGAAGTTTCCGGAGGAGAAGAAACTGTGACTGTACCCGAAGCTGAGCAGAATGAGACCGGTGCGAGTGAGATTATTGACGTTGAGATTCGGGACTATAAGTACATACCCGATAGTCTTACGGTTGATGTCGGGCAGACTGTGAGGTGGACAAACTACGATACCGTGCTCCACGACGTTGTAGGATCGGGTATCGAATCCGAATACCTTAAGCAGGGAGAGACTTTTACTTACACCTTCGAGCAGGAAGGGACGTATGATTATATCTGCACACTACACCCCTCGATGGAAGGAAAAGTAATTGTTGGAGCCTGA
- the aspS gene encoding aspartate--tRNA(Asn) ligase encodes MSLANLRTHYTAEVKPESVDNGQKITLAGWIHEVRDLGGICFVVLRDREGKAQVTLVKKKIDKELFDAARRLIRESVISVTGSVKFEEKAPNGYELLPEEIKVLNVAGSPLPMDTTGKVEAELDTRLDSRFIDLRRAETTAVFKIRHEALQAIREYFVKNKFIETATPKVVATATEGGTALFPITYFDREAFLNQSPQLFKQILMGGGFDRVFEIGPIFRAEEHDTRRHLNEATSIDVEVSFADHFDVMEILENLVAHIYTRVIENCKASLEILGVELKVPKTPFLKLTYDEVIEIVNSRCEEKMHWGDDLGTLGEHTVGNYVYETTGESHYFIIDWPTEIKPFYAMPYEDRPEFSKSFDMMHRTMELSSGAQRIHISELLKSRIESQGLNPDGFEFYLKAFEYGMPPHAGWGMGCERFVMTMLGTENIRDTVLFPRDRRRLSP; translated from the coding sequence ATGTCTTTAGCAAATCTCAGAACGCATTATACAGCCGAAGTCAAACCTGAAAGTGTTGACAACGGCCAGAAAATTACCCTTGCAGGCTGGATCCATGAGGTCAGAGACCTCGGAGGGATCTGTTTCGTTGTTCTCAGGGACAGGGAAGGAAAGGCTCAGGTTACACTTGTAAAGAAAAAAATTGACAAAGAACTCTTTGATGCAGCAAGAAGGCTCATCCGCGAGTCCGTGATTTCCGTAACCGGTTCTGTCAAGTTCGAAGAAAAAGCTCCGAACGGCTACGAACTGCTTCCTGAAGAGATCAAGGTGCTGAACGTTGCAGGTTCCCCTCTCCCGATGGACACGACCGGAAAGGTTGAAGCCGAACTGGACACAAGGCTTGACTCCCGTTTCATTGACCTGAGAAGAGCCGAGACAACTGCGGTTTTTAAGATAAGGCACGAGGCTCTCCAGGCTATCAGGGAATATTTTGTCAAGAATAAATTTATTGAGACCGCAACTCCCAAGGTCGTTGCGACTGCAACCGAAGGCGGAACTGCCCTTTTCCCTATTACCTATTTTGACAGGGAAGCTTTCCTTAACCAGAGCCCCCAGCTCTTCAAACAAATCCTCATGGGCGGCGGTTTTGACAGGGTCTTTGAAATCGGGCCCATCTTCAGGGCAGAGGAACACGATACCCGCAGGCACTTAAACGAAGCCACTTCTATCGATGTGGAAGTTAGCTTTGCCGACCACTTTGATGTAATGGAAATTCTGGAAAACCTGGTTGCTCATATCTATACCCGGGTAATTGAGAACTGCAAAGCTTCCCTTGAAATCCTCGGGGTTGAGTTGAAAGTTCCGAAGACTCCTTTCCTGAAACTTACATATGACGAGGTAATCGAGATAGTAAACAGCCGTTGTGAAGAGAAAATGCACTGGGGAGACGACCTTGGCACTCTCGGTGAACACACGGTCGGAAATTATGTATACGAAACAACAGGCGAATCCCACTACTTCATCATCGACTGGCCAACAGAGATCAAACCTTTTTATGCCATGCCTTATGAGGACAGGCCTGAGTTCAGCAAGTCCTTTGATATGATGCACCGCACAATGGAGCTTTCCTCGGGAGCTCAGCGGATTCACATTTCTGAGCTGCTCAAGAGCAGGATCGAGTCCCAGGGCCTGAACCCTGACGGTTTTGAGTTCTACCTTAAAGCCTTCGAATACGGAATGCCCCCTCATGCAGGCTGGGGAATGGGCTGTGAGCGTTTTGTCATGACAATGCTCGGAACTGAGAACATCAGAGACACGGTACTCTTCCCGAGGGACAGGAGAAGACTTTCTCCCTGA
- the rpiA gene encoding ribose 5-phosphate isomerase A, producing the protein MTERNTSTDSPEKRAAGIAAAGLVSSGMLVGLGTGSTVAYTIKELGRRVREEGLDILGVVTSYQSEMLAIEAGIRLTTLAQHPELDLAIDGADQIDSELRAIKGGGAAHTREKIVSVSARRFVVVADESKTSKQLDKLVPVEVLPFAKEPVVKKIRELGGKPQLRSAVKKDGPVITDNGNFVLDVEFGVIKDPEALALQLSSIPGVVEHGIFCNVSELYIGNKDGAIKIITRQK; encoded by the coding sequence ATGACGGAAAGAAATACTTCTACTGATTCTCCAGAAAAAAGGGCGGCAGGAATTGCTGCAGCAGGGCTTGTCAGCTCCGGGATGCTTGTAGGACTCGGGACAGGTTCAACCGTTGCATACACAATAAAAGAACTTGGGCGCAGGGTGAGGGAGGAGGGGCTCGATATCCTGGGAGTCGTTACCTCTTATCAGTCCGAGATGCTTGCAATAGAGGCCGGAATCAGGCTGACGACCCTTGCCCAGCATCCGGAACTGGACCTTGCCATTGACGGGGCTGACCAGATAGATTCCGAACTCCGTGCGATTAAGGGAGGAGGAGCGGCTCATACAAGGGAAAAGATCGTTTCCGTTTCTGCAAGACGGTTTGTGGTTGTAGCCGACGAGTCGAAAACGAGCAAGCAGCTTGATAAACTCGTACCTGTGGAAGTCCTGCCTTTTGCAAAAGAACCTGTGGTAAAAAAGATCCGGGAACTGGGCGGAAAACCCCAGCTCAGGTCTGCCGTAAAAAAAGACGGGCCCGTAATAACCGACAATGGAAATTTTGTCCTTGATGTCGAATTTGGAGTTATAAAAGACCCTGAAGCGCTCGCCCTTCAACTATCTTCAATCCCTGGTGTCGTTGAGCATGGGATTTTTTGCAATGTGAGCGAGCTTTACATAGGGAATAAAGACGGGGCTATAAAGATTATAACCCGACAGAAATAA
- a CDS encoding phosphoribosyltransferase, whose amino-acid sequence MSFGEVSRLSRLLARKIKATGYKPDLIIAIGRGGFVPGRLISDFLLFNELTTMKVEHYTRGAEMGAEARIKYPIPVDISGKKVLIVDDITDTGDTLSISVAYAQSLNPAEIKTAVLQHKTCSSFTPDFYAQKIIMWRWIIYPWARYEDLAGFAEKILGDRTLDIARIITEFKTRYEIGVREKELLEILQDLAERNEIERVETEKLVGWRVKGK is encoded by the coding sequence ATAAGCTTTGGGGAAGTTTCCCGTCTTTCCAGGCTTCTTGCCAGGAAAATCAAGGCCACAGGCTACAAGCCTGACCTGATCATTGCTATAGGGAGAGGAGGTTTTGTCCCAGGGAGGCTTATTTCGGACTTTTTGCTTTTTAACGAGCTTACGACAATGAAAGTCGAACACTATACTCGGGGAGCGGAAATGGGAGCAGAAGCCCGAATCAAATATCCCATTCCTGTAGACATAAGCGGGAAGAAAGTGCTTATCGTAGACGACATAACCGATACGGGAGATACCCTTTCCATTTCGGTTGCTTATGCGCAGAGCCTGAACCCCGCTGAGATCAAAACTGCAGTCCTCCAGCACAAGACCTGTTCTTCCTTTACCCCGGATTTTTACGCCCAGAAAATTATCATGTGGCGCTGGATAATTTATCCTTGGGCTCGTTATGAGGATCTGGCGGGCTTTGCAGAAAAGATTCTCGGGGATAGAACCCTCGATATCGCCCGGATAATAACCGAATTTAAGACCAGGTATGAGATCGGGGTCAGGGAAAAAGAGCTGCTTGAGATTCTGCAAGACCTTGCTGAGAGAAACGAGATTGAGAGGGTTGAAACGGAAAAGTTGGTCGGGTGGCGGGTTAAGGGGAAGTGA